The following coding sequences are from one Electrophorus electricus isolate fEleEle1 chromosome 22, fEleEle1.pri, whole genome shotgun sequence window:
- the nr1d4a gene encoding nuclear receptor subfamily 1, group D, member 4a: MDSSPGGVILYAGSSGSATPSPDSPSSGYQTQSPSSQPSSPEEVTFTEIGALKQRPGVAALASPKLVFQFPEIYSSSTAASSQHAYSPPSSSKRPCSVTGTFTKTGGMVLLCKVCGDIASGFHYGVHACEGCKGFFRRSIQQNISYKMCVKNENCLIMRMNRNRCQHCRFKKCLAVGMSRDAVRFGRIPKREKQRLLDEMQSYMNSLNEAASEHAAPSPPCEPPASPAQSRPKDAISSMARAYQDIFPVGPEHPTKRPAGVHAGGSAAASFQSTAAPESNVARASPPTAYHPGALMGYARPAHNDSKGPVPVLDSGYVYPPCSSQDSYSCSYLAGERHAQTSCAWKQTASSKVLACPLNACPVSAPGVSSQQVWESFSQCFTPAVREVVEFAKGIPGFQDLCQHDQIMLLKAGTFQVLMVRFCSLFNAKDRTVTFLSGQTYPLGTLRALGMGSLLHATFDFCEKLAALGLESDEMALFMAVVLVSADRTGVSDVAAVEQLQEGLTRALRALVTRRRPDDGTLFPKLLLRLPDLRTLNSLHSEKLLAYRVDP; encoded by the exons ATGGATAGCAGTCCTG GAGGTGTTATACTGTACGCTGGTTCCAGTGGCAGTGCCACCCCGAGCCCAGACAGCCCATCCAGCGGATACCAGACCCAGTCTCCATCCTCCCAGCCCTCGTCCCCGGAGGAGGTCACCTTCACTGAGATCGGCGCCCTAAAGCAGCGGCCCGGTGTGGCCGCCCTCGCCTCTCCCAAGCTGGTCTTCCAGTTCCCCGAGATCTACAGCAGCTCCACGGCGGCCTCCAGCCAGCACGCATATTCGCCGCCCAGCTCCAGCAAGAGGCCATGCAGTGTCACCGGCACCTTCACCA AAACAGGAGGTATGGTCTTGCTGTGTAAAGTGTGCGGAGACATCGCGTCGGGGTTCCATTACGGCGTGCACGCGTGCGAGGGCTGCAAG GGCTTCTTCCGCCGTAGCATCCAGCAGAACATCAGCTACAAGATGTGCGTCAAGAACGAGAACTGCCTGATCATGCGCATGAACCGCAACCGCTGCCAGCACTGCCGTTTCAAGAAGTGCCTGGCCGTGGGCATGTCCCGGGACG CTGTTCGTTTCGGCCGCATCCCCAAGCGTGAGAAGCAGAGGCTGCTGGACGAGATGCAGAGCTACATGAACAGCCTGAATGAGGCGGCCAGTGAACACGCAGCCCCCTCGCCTCCCTGCGAACCCCCAGCCAGCCCCGCGCAGAGCCGGCCCAAAGACGCCATCAGCTCCATGGCCAGGGCCTACCAGGACATCTTCCCGGTCGGTCCGGAGCACCCGACGAAGAGGCCGGCTGGGGTCCACGCCGGCGGCAGCGCAGCAGCGTCCTTTCAGAGCACCGCCGCTCCGGAAAGCAACGTCGCCCGCGCTAGCCCACCGACCGCATACCACCCTGGGGCCCTTATGGGCTACGCGCGACCCGCCCACAACGACAGCAAGGGCCCAGTGCCGGTGCTGGACAGTGGCTACGTCTACCCTCCCTGTTCCAGCCAGGACAGCTACAGCTGCAGTTACCTGGCTGGCGAGAGGCACGCTCAGACTTCATGTGCATGGAAGCAGACGGCAAGCTCCAAAGTGCTG GCCTGTCCTCTGAACGCCTGCCCCGTGTCGGCGCCGGGGGTTTCCAGCCAGCAGGTGTGGGAGTCTTTCTCTCAGTGCTTCACCCCCGCTGTGCGTGAGGTGGTGGAGTTTGCCAAGGGCATACCAGGCTTCCAGGACCTATGCCAGCACGACCAGATCATGCTGCTAAAAGCGGGCACCTTCCAG GTGCTGATGGTGAGGTTCTGCTCCCTGTTCAATGCGAAGGACAGGACGGTGACGTTCCTGAGTGGGCAGACCTACCCACTGGGCACACTGCGGGCACTGGGTATGGGCTCACTGCTCCACGCCACGTTCGACTTCTGCGAGAAGCTGGCCGCTCTCGGCCTGGAGTCCGACGAGATGGCCCTCTTCATGGCGGTTGTGCTGGTCTCAGCAG ATCGGACGGGTGTCTCCGACGTGGCAGCGGTAGAGCAGCTACAGGAGGGCCTGACGCGGGCGCTGCGCGCCCTGGTGACTCGCCGTCGTCCAGACGACGGCACGCTCTTTCCCAAACTTTTGCTGCGTCTGCCAGACCTGCGCACCCTCAACAGCCTGCACTCAGAGAAGCTACTGGCCTACCGCGTTGACCCCTGA
- the mfsd5 gene encoding molybdate-anion transporter translates to MLVTAYLAFVALSVLCVGLELAARRLATPQATQTTAANPAFRRFQRLFLKTYLLALWADWLQGPYLYKLYRHYSFLESQIAILYVCGLASCVLFAPVAGWLSQALGRRQTCLLFCLAYSVCCLTKLSQDYFVLILGRVLGGLSTSLLTTAFEAWYVQCHVDIHDFPKEWIPVTFEKAADWNHGLAVGAGLVANLFAEWLQLGPVAPFLLAIPSLAACAWLVLSEWSSEEKREAGDGDKSAPLLGLPSAPQTRLSAQARFRRSCLEGLRCLLSDRRVLLLGGVQALFESVLYIFVFLWTPVLDPHGPPLGIVFSSLMAASMAGSTLFRLATSTRYRLQPGHLLCLAVLLAFFSFFMLTFLTVPGQPKPAESLLAFLLLELACGLYFPAVSFLQGRVIPMERRAGVLAWFRLPLHLLACLGLLTLHGQVSGTGGGEAGSGTRHMFAGCAGMMLAALLAVVSLFTLGRNDADLRLEGTRGEGDI, encoded by the coding sequence ATGCTCGTGACCGCTTACCTGGCGTTTGTTGCCCTGTCGGTGCTGTGCGTGGGGTTGGAGCTCGCCGCACGCCGCCTCGCTACGCCGCAGGCCACGCAAACTACCGCCGCCAACCCCGCGTTCCGCCGCTTCCAGAGGCTCTTCCTAAAGACCTACCTGCTGGCGCTGTGGGCTGACTGGCTGCAGGGTCCGTACCTGTACAAGCTTTACCGCCATTATAGCTTCCTGGAGTCGCAGATTGCCATCCTGTATGTGTGCGGCCTGGCCTCCTGCGTGCTGTTTGCTCCCGTGGCTGGTTGGTTGTCGCAGGCTCTGGGCCGGAGGCAGACGTGCCTGCTCTTCTGCCTGGCCTACTCCGTGTGCTGCCTCACCAAGCTATCGCAGGACTATTTCGTGCTCATCCTGGGCCGCGTGCTCGGTGGCCTCTCCACTTCCCTGCTGACCACCGCCTTCGAGGCCTGGTACGTGCAATGCCACGTCGACATCCACGACTTCCCCAAGGAGTGGATCCCTGTGACCTTCGAGAAGGCGGCGGACTGGAACCATGGGCTGGCGGTGGGTGCCGGACTTGTGGCCAACCTTTTTGCTGAGTGGTTGCAACTCGGGCCCGTGGCTCCCTTCCTGCTGGCCATCCCCAGCCTGGCAGCGTGCGCCTGGCTGGTGTTGTCCGAGTGGAGCAGCGAAGAGAAGCGGGAAGCGGGAGACGGAGACAAGAGCGCCCCCCTGCTCGGCCTGCCGAGCGCCCCTCAGACACGCCTGTCTGCTCAGGCGCGCTTCCGTCGCAGCTGCCTGGAGGGCCTGCGCTGCCTGCTCTCGGACCGGCGCGTCCTGCTCTTGGGCGGTGTGCAGGCGCTCTTTGAGAGTGTCCTGTACATCTTCGTCTTCCTCTGGACGCCGGTGCTGGATCCGCACGGCCCCCCCCTGGGCATCGTGTTCTCCTCCCTCATGGCGGCCAGCATGGCGGGCTCCACGCTCTTCCGGCTGGCCACCTCGACCCGCTACCGACTCCAGCCGGGCCACCTGCTCTGCCTGGCCGTGCTGCTGgccttcttctccttcttcatgCTGACGTTCTTGACGGTGCCGGGCCAGCCCAAACCGGCCGAGTCCCTGCTGGCTttcctgctgctggagctggCTTGTGGCCTCTACTTCCCCGCCGTCAGCTTCCTCCAGGGCCGCGTCATCCCCATGGAGCGCCGGGCAGGCGTGCTCGCCTGGTTCCGCCTGCCGCTCCACCTGCTCGCCTGCCTGGGCCTGCTCACCCTCCACGGGCAGGTGTCCGGCACGGGGGGTGGCGAGGCAGGCAGCGGCACGCGCCACATGTTCGCCGGCTGTGCGGGCATGATGCTGGCCGCACTGCTGGCCGTGGTGAGTCTCTTCACTCTGGGGCGCAATGATGCAGACCTGAGACTAGAGGGGACTAGAGGAGAGGGCGATATTTAA
- the gdap1l1 gene encoding ganglioside-induced differentiation-associated protein 1-like 1 isoform X2: MASSNNITPTNCSWWPISAMDEDGKVADGEDDHEPTTEHKPFSKDRLVLYHWTQSFSSQKVRLVINEKGLLCEERDVSLPLSEHKEPWFMRLNLGEEVPVFIHGDTIVSDYSQIIEYLEANFTSDTVPQLIPDEGTVMHARVQQYRELLDGLPMDAYTHGCILHPELTTDSMIPKYATAEIRRHLANAASELMKLDHEEPQLTEPYLSKQKKLMAKILDHDNVTYLKKILSELAMVLDQVEAELEKRKLEYQGQKCELWLCGADFTLADICLGATLHRLKFLGLSRMYWEDGSRPNLQSFFERVQKRFAFRKVLGDIHTTLLSAVLPNAFRMVKKKPPSFFGASFLMGSLGGMGYFAYWFLKKKYM; this comes from the exons ATGGCGTCTTCCAACAATATTACCCCCACCAACTGTAGCTGGTGGCCCATTTCGGCCATGGATGAAGATGGCAAAGTCGCAGACGGAGAGGACGACCACGAGCCCACGACAGAGCACAAGCCTTTCTCCAAAGACAGGCTCGTGCTGTATCACTGGACGCAGTCCTTCAGCTCTcaaaag GTGCGCCTGGTGATTAATGAGAAGGGCCTGCTGTGCGAGGAGCGCGACGTGAGCCTGCCCCTGAGCGAGCACAAGGAGCCCTGGTTCATGAGGCTCAACCTGGGAGAGGAGGTGCCCGTCTTCATCCACGGAGACACCATCGTCAGCGACTACAGCCAAATCATCGAGTACCTGGAGGCCAACTTCACGAGCG ATACAGTACCCCAGCTGATTCCGGATGAAGGCACTGTGATGCACGCGCGGGTGCAGCAGTACCGAGAACTGCTGGACGGCCTACCCATGGACGCCTACACACACGGCTGCATCCTCCACCCGGAGCTCACCACCGACTCCATGATCCCAAAGTACGCCACTGCTGAAATACGTA GACACTTGGCCAATGCCGCGTCTGAACTGATGAAGTTGGATCACGAGGAGCCCCAGCTGACAGAGCCTTACCTTTCCAAGCAGAAGAAGCTCATG GCGAAGATCTTGGACCACGACAATGTGACTTATCTGAAGAAAATCCTCAGTGAGTTGGCAATGGTCCTGGATCAAGTCGAAGCAGAACTGGAGAAGAGGAAACTGGAATATCAAG gtCAGAAGTGCGAGCTGTGGCTGTGTGGAGCTGACTTTACACTAGCTGATATATGTCTCGGGGCCACGTTGCACAGGCTCAAGTTCTTGGGACTCTCTAGGATGTACTGGGAGGACGGGAGCCGACCCAACCTGCAGTCGTTTTTCGAGCGCGTGCAGAAGCGCTTCGCCTTCCGCAAGGTCCTGGGAGACATCCACACAACCTTACTCTCTGCGGTCCTACCTAATGCATTCCGAATGGTGAAAAAGAAGCCTCCATCCTTTTTTGGCGCCTCCTTCTTAATGGGCTCCCTCGGAGGGATGGGCTATTTTGCCtattggtttttaaaaaagaaatacatgtaG
- the gdap1l1 gene encoding ganglioside-induced differentiation-associated protein 1-like 1 isoform X1 — protein sequence MSSHNATFRGGLRESTAEIGTKSSAMASSNNITPTNCSWWPISAMDEDGKVADGEDDHEPTTEHKPFSKDRLVLYHWTQSFSSQKVRLVINEKGLLCEERDVSLPLSEHKEPWFMRLNLGEEVPVFIHGDTIVSDYSQIIEYLEANFTSDTVPQLIPDEGTVMHARVQQYRELLDGLPMDAYTHGCILHPELTTDSMIPKYATAEIRRHLANAASELMKLDHEEPQLTEPYLSKQKKLMAKILDHDNVTYLKKILSELAMVLDQVEAELEKRKLEYQGQKCELWLCGADFTLADICLGATLHRLKFLGLSRMYWEDGSRPNLQSFFERVQKRFAFRKVLGDIHTTLLSAVLPNAFRMVKKKPPSFFGASFLMGSLGGMGYFAYWFLKKKYM from the exons ATGTCAAGTCACAATGCAACTTTTCGTGGCGGCCTGCGAGAGAGTACAGCTGAAATAG GCACAAAATCCTCTGCCATGGCGTCTTCCAACAATATTACCCCCACCAACTGTAGCTGGTGGCCCATTTCGGCCATGGATGAAGATGGCAAAGTCGCAGACGGAGAGGACGACCACGAGCCCACGACAGAGCACAAGCCTTTCTCCAAAGACAGGCTCGTGCTGTATCACTGGACGCAGTCCTTCAGCTCTcaaaag GTGCGCCTGGTGATTAATGAGAAGGGCCTGCTGTGCGAGGAGCGCGACGTGAGCCTGCCCCTGAGCGAGCACAAGGAGCCCTGGTTCATGAGGCTCAACCTGGGAGAGGAGGTGCCCGTCTTCATCCACGGAGACACCATCGTCAGCGACTACAGCCAAATCATCGAGTACCTGGAGGCCAACTTCACGAGCG ATACAGTACCCCAGCTGATTCCGGATGAAGGCACTGTGATGCACGCGCGGGTGCAGCAGTACCGAGAACTGCTGGACGGCCTACCCATGGACGCCTACACACACGGCTGCATCCTCCACCCGGAGCTCACCACCGACTCCATGATCCCAAAGTACGCCACTGCTGAAATACGTA GACACTTGGCCAATGCCGCGTCTGAACTGATGAAGTTGGATCACGAGGAGCCCCAGCTGACAGAGCCTTACCTTTCCAAGCAGAAGAAGCTCATG GCGAAGATCTTGGACCACGACAATGTGACTTATCTGAAGAAAATCCTCAGTGAGTTGGCAATGGTCCTGGATCAAGTCGAAGCAGAACTGGAGAAGAGGAAACTGGAATATCAAG gtCAGAAGTGCGAGCTGTGGCTGTGTGGAGCTGACTTTACACTAGCTGATATATGTCTCGGGGCCACGTTGCACAGGCTCAAGTTCTTGGGACTCTCTAGGATGTACTGGGAGGACGGGAGCCGACCCAACCTGCAGTCGTTTTTCGAGCGCGTGCAGAAGCGCTTCGCCTTCCGCAAGGTCCTGGGAGACATCCACACAACCTTACTCTCTGCGGTCCTACCTAATGCATTCCGAATGGTGAAAAAGAAGCCTCCATCCTTTTTTGGCGCCTCCTTCTTAATGGGCTCCCTCGGAGGGATGGGCTATTTTGCCtattggtttttaaaaaagaaatacatgtaG